Proteins encoded by one window of Acetivibrio thermocellus ATCC 27405:
- a CDS encoding IS3-like element IS120 family transposase (programmed frameshift) — MEKRKHFTPEQKAKIVIEVIKGERTLNEIAAEYGIHPNLLSRWKTEFISNAGRVFSKETDEVEKVKQSYEKEKDELLKQIGQLSYEVAWLKKNLASSKSREDRMKMIDRNEKKLSITRQAELLSLNRTSVYYKPAPVNEEEYLIKRIIDEIYASYPEYGYRRMTSILNKDYHIHINRKRTRRYMREMGIHGFCPGPNLSKRIHGKNLYPYLLRNLKIDHPNQVWSIDVTYCRMKRGFMYMVAIIDWYSRYIVGFELSNTLDKTFVIEAIQKAIKRYGKPEIMNSDQGSQFTSDDYINLLKNNGIKISMDGKGRALDNQRIERFFRSYKWEKLYLEECETVQQLRQITKEYVEHYNHRRPHQSLDYKTPAEYYFGGYDQLLAVV, encoded by the exons ATGGAAAAGAGAAAACATTTTACACCTGAACAAAAAGCAAAAATAGTGATTGAGGTCATCAAGGGAGAAAGAACGCTGAATGAGATTGCTGCAGAATATGGAATTCATCCAAACCTGTTAAGTCGCTGGAAGACTGAATTCATAAGCAATGCGGGCAGAGTATTCAGCAAGGAAACTGATGAAGTAGAGAAGGTCAAACAGTCGTATGAAAAGGAGAAGGACGAACTGCTTAAGCAAATTGGTCAACTATCATATGAGGTTGCCTGG TTAAAAAAAAATCTGGCCTCCTCTAAATCCCGAGAAGACCGCATGAAAATGATTGATAGAAATGAGAAGAAACTCAGCATAACAAGGCAAGCAGAATTATTGAGCTTAAACCGTACGAGCGTTTACTACAAGCCTGCTCCGGTAAATGAGGAGGAATACCTGATTAAGCGTATCATTGATGAAATTTACGCGTCTTATCCGGAATATGGCTATCGCAGGATGACAAGTATATTGAACAAGGATTATCACATTCATATCAATCGAAAACGGACCCGGCGTTATATGAGGGAAATGGGCATACATGGATTCTGTCCTGGCCCCAACCTCAGCAAACGAATACATGGTAAGAATTTGTATCCATATCTGTTGAGAAACTTGAAAATTGATCATCCTAATCAGGTATGGTCCATAGATGTGACCTATTGCCGAATGAAACGCGGTTTCATGTATATGGTTGCAATAATAGACTGGTATTCTCGGTATATTGTTGGGTTTGAACTATCAAACACTCTTGATAAGACATTCGTCATAGAAGCAATCCAAAAGGCCATAAAGCGATATGGCAAGCCTGAAATCATGAACAGTGATCAAGGCTCACAGTTTACCAGTGATGATTACATAAATCTATTAAAAAATAACGGTATCAAAATATCTATGGATGGAAAAGGAAGAGCATTAGACAACCAAAGGATAGAACGATTTTTCCGTTCCTACAAGTGGGAGAAACTTTATCTTGAAGAGTGCGAAACGGTACAACAACTTAGACAAATCACAAAGGAATATGTGGAGCACTATAACCATAGGAGACCGCACCAGTCATTGGATTACAAAACACCGGCAGAGTATTACTTTGGAGGATATGACCAGCTACTGGCAGTTGTATAG
- a CDS encoding diaminopimelate dehydrogenase, which yields MEKIRIGIVGYGNLGKGAELGIRQNKDMELVGIFTRRNPNSIKPLTEGVKVYSVDSARDMADKIDVMLLCSGSRTDLPVQGPEFAAMFNIVDGFDTHNKIQEYFESVDAKAKESKKVAVIACGWDPGMFSLNRLFGEVILPEGKTYTFWGKGVSQGHSDAIRRVKGVVDAKQYTIPVESAIELVRKGENPELTTRQKHIRECFVVVEEGADKERIEREIKTMPDYFADYDTIVHFISLEELKEKHSGIPHGGFSIRTGRTGINNENKHTIEYSLKLDSNPDFTANTLLAYARAAYRLNKEGVFGAKTVFDIPPAYLSPKSAEELRRSLL from the coding sequence TTGGAAAAGATAAGGATAGGTATTGTGGGATACGGCAATTTGGGTAAAGGTGCCGAGTTGGGAATAAGACAGAACAAAGATATGGAACTTGTAGGTATTTTTACAAGAAGAAATCCGAATTCAATCAAGCCATTGACTGAAGGGGTAAAAGTTTATTCTGTGGATAGTGCCAGGGATATGGCAGATAAAATAGATGTTATGCTTCTCTGCAGCGGAAGCAGGACGGATTTGCCGGTGCAGGGACCGGAATTTGCCGCAATGTTTAATATTGTAGACGGATTTGATACTCATAACAAAATCCAGGAATATTTCGAATCCGTGGATGCAAAAGCAAAAGAGTCAAAGAAGGTTGCTGTCATAGCCTGTGGCTGGGACCCGGGAATGTTCTCGCTAAACCGCCTGTTTGGAGAGGTTATCCTGCCTGAAGGAAAAACTTATACTTTCTGGGGCAAGGGCGTAAGCCAGGGACATTCCGATGCCATCAGGAGAGTTAAAGGTGTGGTGGATGCAAAACAGTATACCATTCCGGTTGAAAGTGCCATTGAATTGGTAAGAAAGGGAGAGAATCCTGAACTTACAACAAGACAAAAGCACATCAGAGAGTGCTTTGTAGTGGTGGAAGAAGGGGCGGATAAAGAAAGAATTGAAAGAGAAATTAAAACCATGCCGGACTATTTTGCGGATTATGACACCATTGTGCATTTTATTTCGCTGGAGGAGTTGAAAGAAAAACACAGCGGGATTCCTCACGGCGGATTTTCAATAAGAACGGGTAGAACAGGCATCAATAATGAAAACAAACATACTATTGAGTATAGTTTAAAACTTGACTCCAATCCGGATTTTACAGCCAATACTTTACTTGCGTATGCCAGAGCTGCTTATAGGTTAAACAAGGAAGGAGTCTTTGGTGCTAAAACGGTGTTTGATATTCCTCCGGCATATCTTTCCCCCAAATCTGCCGAAGAACTCAGGAGAAGTTTATTGTAA
- a CDS encoding CsxC family protein: protein MDKEYTCKAGVIKSETLTECPNEFLTPKGFNGPFVGKIPVVLAEPVIQVDVESVIQLEEPALEIKRVKKNLFITQCKLIDTGFDYECKGKRTGKLFLSGYVRKNIEYATADCINEGKGGVSGRIKHTTVKVPFKCVTKIKFDVPPVICETGPAKEIASFTDSIKGKDFCGQEIIGSDPCEMGFVHVECFNEKVFCELEEVKIFEDDILKDPKGLGCDGKEEFVFDKIIEKMVIFIRLKLLQKQQVNIPGKEISEQKK from the coding sequence ATGGATAAAGAGTACACTTGTAAAGCCGGAGTAATTAAATCGGAAACTCTTACTGAATGTCCAAACGAATTTTTGACTCCGAAAGGGTTTAACGGACCTTTCGTTGGAAAAATACCCGTAGTTCTTGCCGAGCCCGTTATACAGGTCGATGTGGAGTCGGTTATTCAACTGGAAGAGCCGGCCCTTGAAATCAAAAGGGTCAAAAAGAACTTGTTTATTACCCAATGCAAACTGATTGACACGGGATTCGATTATGAATGTAAAGGAAAGAGAACTGGAAAACTGTTTCTTAGCGGCTATGTAAGAAAAAATATTGAATATGCCACTGCCGACTGCATTAATGAAGGAAAAGGCGGAGTAAGCGGTAGAATAAAGCATACAACAGTAAAGGTGCCGTTTAAATGCGTAACCAAAATTAAATTCGATGTTCCTCCGGTAATTTGTGAAACAGGTCCTGCAAAAGAAATAGCTTCCTTTACTGACAGCATAAAAGGCAAAGATTTTTGCGGACAGGAGATTATCGGCAGCGATCCCTGTGAAATGGGTTTTGTACACGTTGAATGCTTCAATGAAAAAGTGTTTTGTGAACTTGAAGAAGTGAAAATATTTGAAGATGATATTTTGAAAGATCCTAAGGGCCTTGGATGTGATGGCAAAGAAGAATTTGTCTTTGATAAAATTATTGAGAAAATGGTGATATTTATAAGATTGAAGCTTTTGCAAAAGCAGCAGGTTAATATACCGGGCAAAGAAATAAGTGAGCAGAAGAAATAA
- a CDS encoding DUF7852 domain-containing protein, giving the protein MNPQRDCKEFKVETRTITEVQSEPIYPTGRCGPVLARIPVVISQSKVHIDIESRVCFDHSVFDIYSHSRNIYLTQCKLLNMGNKRYGKIYLNGYVSENIAYAAYCMKGREYGNKKSTSADMLYKTLKVPFECVAKIEYCTSPVFKTSNGFIPVALPDKENSPEDSYFSGERLFCELDEASICESNVERKKLFSRINAGEDSFDTLTEYLVLSITFTLLQWQQVRIPGYFPNNPHSQI; this is encoded by the coding sequence ATGAATCCTCAGCGTGACTGTAAAGAATTTAAAGTTGAAACGAGGACCATTACAGAGGTTCAGAGTGAGCCAATTTACCCCACCGGTCGTTGTGGTCCTGTGCTTGCAAGAATTCCTGTTGTTATTTCCCAGTCAAAAGTGCATATAGACATTGAATCCAGGGTTTGTTTTGACCATTCTGTTTTTGACATCTACAGCCATTCAAGGAATATATATCTGACCCAGTGTAAGCTGTTGAACATGGGCAATAAAAGGTACGGCAAAATTTATCTGAATGGTTATGTAAGTGAAAATATTGCGTATGCGGCATACTGCATGAAAGGCAGGGAATATGGAAATAAGAAAAGTACGTCGGCTGACATGCTTTATAAAACTTTGAAAGTGCCTTTTGAATGTGTAGCAAAAATTGAGTACTGCACTTCTCCTGTGTTTAAAACTTCAAACGGATTTATACCTGTTGCATTGCCGGATAAGGAAAACAGTCCGGAGGATTCTTACTTTTCCGGGGAAAGGCTCTTCTGCGAATTGGACGAAGCGTCAATATGTGAGTCGAATGTGGAGCGAAAAAAACTATTTTCGAGGATTAATGCCGGGGAAGATTCATTTGATACCCTGACGGAATATTTGGTACTGTCAATAACTTTTACACTGTTGCAATGGCAGCAGGTAAGAATTCCGGGATATTTTCCAAATAATCCTCATAGTCAGATATAA
- a CDS encoding YdcF family protein, which produces MEKEKLVQILWDYLRMNHKLEKSDCIVVLGSHDTRVAKRGAEIFLEGFAPLIVFSGGYGKLTKHIWNTTEAEKFARIAMDMGVPETSILIEDKSSNTGENILFVKDLINNKKIKVQKIIAVNKTYMERRTYAAFKKLWEDIDVIVTSPQMELTEYLAGYRSGEITEDEVINVMVGDLQRIKMYPEKGFQVHQDIPKEVWDAYLKLVEMGYTKHLC; this is translated from the coding sequence ATGGAAAAGGAAAAGCTGGTGCAGATTCTATGGGATTATCTTCGCATGAACCATAAGCTTGAAAAATCCGATTGTATAGTTGTCCTGGGAAGCCATGACACAAGAGTTGCAAAGAGGGGAGCAGAAATCTTTTTGGAGGGTTTTGCTCCTCTGATTGTCTTTTCAGGAGGATATGGCAAGCTTACAAAACATATATGGAACACCACGGAGGCTGAAAAGTTTGCCCGGATAGCGATGGATATGGGAGTTCCGGAGACAAGTATTTTGATTGAGGACAAATCTTCAAACACAGGCGAAAATATTTTATTTGTAAAAGATTTAATAAATAATAAGAAAATAAAAGTTCAAAAAATTATTGCGGTCAACAAGACTTATATGGAAAGAAGGACCTATGCCGCATTTAAAAAGCTCTGGGAAGATATAGACGTGATTGTTACCTCTCCCCAGATGGAGCTTACGGAGTATCTTGCGGGTTACCGGAGCGGGGAGATTACGGAGGATGAAGTGATAAATGTAATGGTAGGCGACCTTCAGAGAATAAAGATGTATCCCGAAAAAGGCTTCCAGGTGCATCAGGATATTCCTAAAGAGGTTTGGGATGCATACTTGAAGCTTGTTGAGATGGGATACACTAAGCACCTGTGCTAA
- the ftsY gene encoding signal recognition particle-docking protein FtsY, protein MGFFDKLKEGLKKTKNTITERIDKVLVSFGKIDEELFEELEEILITSDVGIDTSMKIIENLKNRVKETKTTDPAKVKELLKEELAQILSQGESDLKLDTTPSVILVVGVNGVGKTTSIGKIANLLKSQGKKVILAAGDTFRAAAIDQLEIWANRVGVEIIKQAEGSDPAAVIYDAIQAVKARKADVLICDTAGRLHTKKNLMEELKKVFRIVDRELPGVSREVLLVLDATTGQNAISQAKTFSEVTDVTGIVLTKLDGTAKGGIIIAVASELNIPVKLIGVGEQMDDLQRFNAREFVEALFS, encoded by the coding sequence ATGGGTTTTTTTGACAAACTAAAAGAGGGACTGAAAAAGACAAAAAACACAATCACCGAAAGAATAGACAAAGTATTGGTATCTTTCGGGAAAATTGACGAAGAGCTTTTTGAAGAGCTGGAGGAAATACTTATAACTTCCGACGTGGGAATTGACACAAGCATGAAAATTATTGAAAACCTTAAAAACAGGGTAAAAGAAACAAAAACGACGGATCCTGCCAAGGTAAAGGAGCTTCTTAAAGAAGAGCTTGCCCAAATTCTAAGCCAGGGAGAGTCGGACTTAAAACTTGATACAACACCAAGCGTTATACTGGTGGTTGGAGTAAATGGTGTAGGTAAGACTACATCCATAGGTAAAATTGCAAATCTTTTAAAATCACAAGGAAAAAAAGTCATCCTTGCAGCAGGAGACACCTTTAGGGCTGCGGCTATAGACCAGCTTGAAATATGGGCCAACAGGGTTGGTGTTGAGATAATAAAGCAAGCGGAGGGCTCGGACCCTGCGGCTGTTATTTATGATGCCATACAGGCAGTAAAGGCTCGAAAGGCGGATGTGTTAATCTGTGACACGGCAGGAAGACTCCATACAAAGAAAAATTTGATGGAAGAGCTTAAAAAGGTATTCAGGATAGTCGACCGGGAACTTCCGGGGGTATCCAGGGAAGTATTGCTTGTGCTTGATGCCACTACGGGTCAGAATGCCATTTCACAGGCCAAAACTTTCAGTGAGGTAACTGATGTTACCGGAATTGTACTTACCAAGCTTGACGGAACTGCCAAAGGCGGTATAATAATTGCCGTGGCATCGGAGCTTAATATTCCTGTCAAGCTTATTGGTGTCGGAGAGCAAATGGACGATCTTCAGAGGTTTAACGCCAGGGAATTTGTTGAAGCACTCTTTTCATAA
- the smc gene encoding chromosome segregation protein SMC, whose translation MHLKRLEIQGFKSFADRIQLEFNSGITAVVGPNGSGKSNISDAIRWVLGEQSAKTLRGGKMEDVIFAGTEHRKPMGFAEVSLTFDNSDGVLPIDFSEVTVTRRVYRSGESEYMINKTPCRLKDIYELFLDTGIGKDGYSIIGQGRVDEILSSKSEDRRAIFEEASGIMKYKVRKQEAEKKLEMTRQNLLRINDIIAELENQLEPLREQSEVAKRYLGLRETLKVLEVNVYIENIARYKEKIKELEENYASVKDNIDSENKRLEEITSLNQTNLSILKDMEGRLEAAKQEYYAIDGNLEKSNSEIRLNQEKINNLFSNIERLDGEIAEIDEKIKTILEEEASKNSKIVYLQERYNEYSAKLEEAEKKLQAIIATLNENERHIENLKTEIMEMLDIQSDKKTQINNIKNHIEGIKKRQANIDKEVYQLTLEKDKECMKKEELSESIYKTNELIKNIKDLLQELTEKRKDLGIKLEEEKKKQNNVRSQIQIMTSRQKMLIDMERNLEGYNRTVRVILQACRESHEFGKGIHGALAQLFTVDKRYETAIEMALGGALQNIVTTSEEDAKRVIEYLKKNNLGRATFLPISSVKGKYLDDSILNQLKDHEGFVGVASDLIEYDEQYRGIILSLLGKVVVVESLDAGIRMARKFGYGFRIVSLDGDILSTTGSISGGSKEKRESGILSRNREISELGESIARLKEDDEAIEKNVEGLIRELEEITDKISFEERSLKDNELVKIRDESHLAQIEENIKRSLARIDMLKQEKEQLIRQEKDTCLELSKYEDELSEIERDIAEKKEVVARYQEKNKEEQSVRDALHNDITDYRISVNSILESMEGVKETLERLVNEKNSLVKAMERKKAEKARNEQEIKALQEKNEGLDKLIKKYEEEKSGKTFEIDRITEEKKIREEESAGIIDQITEINKNILLLQEEYSRIEVKKAKLESEMESIQNRMWDEYELTYTNALELKKDIGSMAQAQKRIAEIRNEIKELGPVNVAAIDEYIKTKERFEFMSAQKSDMEQAEKKLQKVINEMMTIMKRQFMEKFKLINENFNLVFRELFDGGRAELILVDKENVLESGIEIEVQPPGKKLQNLMLLSGGERAFTAIALLFAILRLNPTPFCVLDEIEAALDDANVYKFAQYLKKYSNVTQFAVITHRKGTMEAADTLYGVTMQEHGVSKVVSLKMGEKVG comes from the coding sequence TTGCATCTGAAGAGACTTGAAATTCAAGGCTTTAAATCCTTTGCCGACAGGATACAGCTTGAATTTAATTCCGGCATTACTGCTGTGGTGGGACCGAACGGAAGCGGTAAAAGCAACATTTCCGATGCGATAAGGTGGGTACTGGGAGAACAAAGTGCCAAAACCTTAAGAGGCGGAAAGATGGAAGATGTAATATTTGCCGGTACCGAACACAGAAAGCCCATGGGATTTGCGGAAGTTTCCCTTACTTTTGACAATTCTGACGGCGTGCTTCCCATTGATTTTAGTGAGGTTACGGTAACCAGGAGGGTGTATCGCTCCGGGGAAAGTGAGTATATGATAAACAAAACCCCGTGCCGTCTTAAGGATATATATGAGTTGTTCCTTGATACGGGAATTGGCAAAGACGGTTATTCCATAATCGGACAAGGAAGAGTTGATGAAATCTTAAGCTCAAAGTCCGAAGACAGAAGGGCTATTTTTGAAGAAGCCTCCGGGATTATGAAGTATAAGGTACGAAAGCAGGAAGCGGAAAAAAAGCTTGAAATGACAAGGCAGAATCTGCTTAGAATAAATGATATTATTGCTGAGCTTGAAAACCAGCTGGAGCCTTTAAGAGAGCAGTCCGAGGTGGCAAAAAGGTACCTTGGCTTGAGAGAGACTCTAAAAGTACTGGAAGTAAATGTATATATAGAAAATATCGCCAGATACAAGGAAAAGATAAAGGAATTGGAAGAAAACTATGCGTCGGTAAAAGATAACATAGACAGTGAAAATAAGAGGCTGGAGGAAATTACAAGCCTCAATCAGACGAACTTGAGCATTTTAAAAGATATGGAAGGAAGGCTTGAAGCTGCAAAACAAGAGTATTATGCAATTGACGGTAATCTTGAAAAATCCAATTCCGAAATCAGGCTAAACCAGGAAAAAATCAACAATCTGTTTTCAAATATTGAACGCCTTGACGGGGAAATAGCCGAGATTGATGAGAAAATCAAAACTATTTTGGAGGAAGAAGCTTCAAAGAATAGTAAAATCGTCTATCTTCAGGAGAGATACAATGAGTATTCGGCAAAGCTTGAAGAGGCTGAAAAAAAGCTTCAGGCCATTATTGCCACACTGAATGAGAATGAGAGACATATTGAAAACTTAAAGACAGAGATAATGGAAATGCTTGACATTCAGTCGGACAAGAAGACGCAGATCAACAATATAAAAAACCACATCGAAGGCATCAAAAAGAGACAGGCCAATATTGACAAAGAAGTATATCAGCTGACTCTTGAAAAAGACAAGGAGTGCATGAAAAAAGAGGAGCTGTCCGAGAGTATCTACAAGACAAACGAACTTATAAAAAATATAAAAGACTTGCTTCAGGAATTAACTGAAAAAAGAAAAGACCTTGGTATAAAGCTCGAAGAGGAAAAGAAAAAGCAGAATAACGTCAGGTCTCAAATACAGATAATGACTTCGAGACAAAAGATGTTAATAGACATGGAGCGAAACCTGGAAGGCTATAACCGGACTGTAAGGGTTATTTTACAGGCGTGCCGTGAGTCTCATGAGTTTGGAAAGGGCATTCATGGTGCGCTGGCTCAACTGTTCACAGTGGACAAAAGGTATGAGACAGCGATAGAAATGGCGCTGGGTGGAGCTTTGCAGAATATTGTCACCACCAGTGAGGAGGATGCCAAGAGGGTAATAGAATATTTAAAGAAAAACAATTTGGGAAGGGCAACTTTTCTTCCCATATCCTCTGTAAAAGGAAAATATCTTGACGACAGCATTTTAAACCAGTTAAAAGATCATGAAGGCTTTGTCGGGGTTGCATCCGACCTTATTGAATATGACGAGCAGTACAGGGGAATAATTTTGAGCCTTCTGGGCAAGGTAGTGGTGGTAGAGAGCCTGGATGCCGGAATAAGGATGGCAAGAAAGTTTGGATACGGCTTTAGAATAGTATCCCTGGACGGAGACATATTAAGCACCACCGGTTCCATATCCGGAGGAAGCAAGGAAAAAAGAGAGTCGGGAATTTTGAGCAGAAATCGGGAAATCTCCGAACTTGGGGAAAGCATTGCAAGGCTTAAGGAAGACGATGAAGCAATAGAAAAAAATGTTGAGGGATTAATCAGAGAGCTTGAAGAGATTACGGACAAAATATCCTTTGAGGAAAGAAGCCTTAAAGACAATGAACTTGTAAAAATAAGAGACGAGAGCCATTTGGCCCAGATTGAGGAAAATATCAAAAGAAGCCTTGCAAGAATTGATATGCTAAAGCAGGAGAAAGAGCAGCTCATAAGACAGGAAAAGGATACTTGTCTGGAGCTTTCAAAATACGAAGATGAACTGTCTGAAATAGAAAGGGATATTGCAGAGAAAAAAGAGGTTGTGGCAAGGTACCAGGAAAAGAACAAAGAAGAGCAGTCGGTAAGAGATGCATTGCACAACGATATTACCGACTACAGGATTTCTGTAAACTCCATTCTGGAGAGCATGGAAGGCGTAAAGGAAACATTGGAGAGACTGGTAAATGAGAAAAACAGTCTTGTAAAGGCAATGGAAAGAAAAAAAGCCGAGAAAGCCAGAAACGAGCAGGAGATTAAAGCTTTGCAGGAAAAAAATGAAGGTCTTGATAAACTAATTAAAAAGTATGAGGAGGAGAAATCTGGAAAGACTTTTGAAATAGACAGGATTACGGAGGAGAAAAAAATCCGGGAGGAAGAGTCTGCGGGTATTATAGATCAGATAACCGAAATAAACAAAAATATATTGCTGCTTCAGGAGGAATACAGTAGAATTGAGGTTAAGAAGGCAAAGCTCGAGTCTGAGATGGAGTCTATTCAAAACAGAATGTGGGATGAGTATGAGTTGACTTATACCAACGCACTTGAGCTTAAAAAAGATATTGGAAGCATGGCGCAGGCGCAAAAAAGGATTGCCGAAATAAGAAATGAGATAAAGGAACTGGGGCCTGTCAATGTGGCCGCCATTGACGAATATATAAAGACAAAAGAGCGTTTTGAGTTTATGTCGGCACAGAAAAGCGATATGGAACAGGCTGAGAAAAAGCTTCAGAAAGTAATAAATGAAATGATGACCATAATGAAGCGCCAGTTTATGGAGAAATTTAAACTTATAAATGAAAATTTTAACTTGGTGTTCAGAGAGTTGTTTGACGGCGGAAGGGCGGAATTGATTCTGGTAGACAAGGAGAATGTGCTTGAAAGCGGCATTGAGATAGAAGTACAACCTCCGGGGAAGAAACTTCAGAATCTTATGCTTCTTTCGGGAGGAGAAAGAGCGTTTACTGCAATTGCGCTGCTTTTTGCCATTCTAAGGCTTAATCCGACGCCCTTCTGTGTGCTGGATGAGATTGAAGCAGCTTTGGATGATGCAAATGTGTACAAGTTTGCACAATATTTAAAGAAATATTCCAATGTAACTCAGTTTGCGGTTATTACTCACAGAAAGGGCACCATGGAAGCTGCCGATACGCTGTATGGTGTAACAATGCAGGAGCATGGTGTTTCAAAAGTGGTTTCCCTTAAAATGGGGGAAAAAGTGGGTTAA
- the pdxA gene encoding 4-hydroxythreonine-4-phosphate dehydrogenase PdxA: MDKPIIGVPLGDIAGIGPEIVVKALKEESIYRFLTPVVIGSKDAICQALEICGLDSRINVVDETLSKVVSDSSTINLVDTGNIGVAGIKMGQVQAQCGKAAFDYIKRTVELAMDGKIDAVATTPINKESLKMAGIDYIGHTEILAGLTGTKDPLTMFEVGNLRIFFLSRHVSLRQACDLVTKERVLDYIERCTRALKLLGISEGTMAVAGLNPHSGENGLFGREEVDFVVPAIKEAILKGYRVEGPIGADSVFYLASKGKYNSVLSLYHDQGHIAAKTLDFERTISVTIGLPFLRTSVDHGTAFDIAGTGKASAVSMVEALLVAGKYARNYKVNYKNNIL, encoded by the coding sequence GTGGATAAGCCGATAATAGGAGTACCCCTTGGAGATATAGCGGGTATCGGTCCGGAGATAGTGGTAAAGGCACTAAAGGAAGAAAGTATTTACCGATTTCTCACACCGGTTGTTATAGGCTCAAAGGATGCAATCTGTCAGGCATTGGAGATTTGCGGGCTTGACAGTCGTATAAACGTTGTGGATGAGACTTTGAGCAAAGTTGTATCCGACAGCAGTACGATTAATCTTGTTGACACAGGGAACATTGGTGTGGCAGGCATAAAAATGGGACAGGTCCAGGCACAATGTGGAAAAGCGGCTTTCGATTATATCAAGCGAACCGTAGAACTTGCCATGGACGGAAAAATAGATGCTGTGGCTACTACCCCCATAAACAAAGAATCATTGAAAATGGCGGGAATAGACTATATCGGGCATACGGAAATTTTAGCGGGGCTTACCGGCACCAAGGACCCTTTGACCATGTTTGAAGTGGGAAACTTAAGGATATTTTTCCTAAGTCGGCATGTTTCTTTAAGACAGGCATGTGATCTTGTCACAAAAGAAAGAGTGCTGGACTATATTGAAAGATGCACAAGAGCATTAAAGCTTTTGGGTATCAGTGAGGGAACGATGGCGGTGGCCGGGCTTAATCCCCACAGCGGAGAGAATGGACTTTTTGGCCGTGAGGAGGTTGACTTTGTGGTGCCTGCCATAAAAGAAGCAATTTTAAAAGGCTATCGTGTGGAGGGCCCCATTGGGGCTGACTCGGTGTTTTATCTTGCAAGTAAGGGAAAATACAACTCAGTACTTTCTCTTTATCATGACCAGGGGCATATTGCCGCCAAAACATTGGATTTTGAAAGGACAATTTCGGTTACCATAGGTCTTCCTTTCTTAAGGACGTCTGTGGATCACGGTACGGCTTTTGACATTGCCGGTACGGGAAAAGCCAGCGCCGTAAGCATGGTAGAGGCTTTGCTTGTTGCCGGAAAATATGCCCGAAATTATAAAGTCAACTACAAAAACAATATTTTGTGA
- a CDS encoding stage V sporulation protein S, which produces MEVLKVSAHSQPKLVAGALAAILRGKSTAEIQAVGAAAVNQAIKAIAITRGFVAPNGIDIVTVPAFSSVCIDGEERTAIKFLVEPR; this is translated from the coding sequence ATGGAAGTATTAAAGGTATCAGCTCATTCGCAGCCGAAGTTGGTCGCTGGAGCATTGGCAGCAATTCTTAGAGGTAAATCGACAGCTGAAATTCAAGCAGTGGGGGCAGCAGCGGTAAATCAAGCTATTAAAGCAATAGCAATTACAAGAGGTTTTGTAGCGCCAAACGGCATAGACATCGTGACAGTTCCAGCTTTTTCATCTGTTTGTATCGACGGGGAGGAGAGGACTGCGATTAAATTCTTAGTCGAACCTAGATAA